A part of Rhodospirillales bacterium RIFCSPLOWO2_02_FULL_58_16 genomic DNA contains:
- a CDS encoding 3-deoxy-7-phosphoheptulonate synthase, whose protein sequence is MSGKWAPDSWRGKPVEHIPQYPDVAALADVERRLGRFPPLVFAGEARSLKAALGRVSEGKAFLLQGGDCAESFAEFHPDNIRDTFRVLLQMAVVLTYGAACPVVKVGRMAGQLAKPRSSDTETKDGVTLPSYRGDMINAMDFTAKDRRPDPERMIQSYNMSAATLNLLRAFAQGGYADLHKVHQWNLGFVAGSPLAERYKDLADRLTETLNFMAACGLTSETTPQIRETPFYTSHEALQLPYEQAMTRIDSTTGDWYDTSAHLLWAGDRTRDIDGGHIEFLTGIGNPIALKAGPTMKPDDLLRLADKLNPGNEPGRLTVITRMGADNIERLLPPLIRAIKGGDRKVVWACDPMHANTVKMANGYKTRHFDHIIKEVRAFFAIHKAEGSQAGGVHFEMTGQDVTECVGGAQEIKEADLSSRYHTHCDPRLNATQALELAFLIAEALKKDRTA, encoded by the coding sequence ATGTCTGGAAAATGGGCGCCGGATAGCTGGCGCGGCAAGCCGGTCGAGCATATACCGCAGTATCCGGATGTCGCCGCGCTGGCCGATGTCGAACGGCGCCTCGGACGCTTTCCGCCGCTGGTGTTCGCCGGCGAGGCGCGGAGCCTGAAAGCGGCGCTGGGGCGCGTTTCCGAGGGCAAGGCCTTTTTGCTTCAAGGCGGCGACTGCGCCGAAAGCTTCGCCGAGTTTCATCCCGACAATATCCGCGACACCTTCAGGGTGCTGCTGCAAATGGCGGTGGTCCTGACCTACGGCGCAGCTTGCCCGGTGGTCAAGGTCGGCCGCATGGCGGGCCAGTTGGCCAAGCCGCGATCCAGCGACACGGAGACCAAGGACGGCGTCACCCTGCCCAGCTATCGCGGCGACATGATCAACGCCATGGATTTCACGGCCAAGGATCGCCGGCCGGACCCCGAGCGCATGATCCAGAGCTACAACATGTCGGCGGCCACTCTGAACCTGCTGCGCGCCTTCGCCCAGGGCGGCTATGCCGACCTGCACAAAGTGCATCAGTGGAACCTGGGCTTCGTCGCCGGCTCGCCTCTCGCCGAGCGCTACAAGGACCTGGCCGACCGCCTGACCGAGACGCTTAATTTCATGGCCGCCTGCGGCTTGACTTCCGAGACTACGCCGCAAATCCGCGAGACGCCCTTCTATACCTCGCACGAGGCGCTCCAATTGCCCTACGAGCAGGCGATGACCCGCATCGATTCCACCACCGGCGACTGGTACGACACCTCGGCTCATCTGCTGTGGGCAGGCGACCGCACACGCGACATCGACGGCGGCCATATCGAGTTTCTCACCGGCATCGGCAATCCGATCGCCCTTAAGGCCGGCCCGACAATGAAGCCCGACGACTTGCTCCGCCTCGCCGACAAACTGAACCCCGGCAACGAGCCGGGACGCCTGACCGTCATCACCCGCATGGGAGCGGACAACATTGAGCGCCTGTTGCCGCCGCTGATCCGCGCCATTAAAGGCGGGGACCGTAAGGTGGTGTGGGCCTGCGACCCCATGCACGCCAACACCGTGAAAATGGCCAACGGCTACAAGACCCGTCATTTCGATCATATCATCAAGGAGGTCCGCGCCTTTTTCGCCATCCATAAAGCCGAGGGATCCCAAGCCGGCGGCGTCCATTTCGAGATGACCGGCCAAGACGTCACCGAGTGCGTCGGCGGCGCCCAGGAGATCAAGGAAGCCGACCTCTCCAGCCGCTACCACACCCACTGCGATCCCCGTCTGAACGCCACCCAGGCCCTGGAACTGGCCTTCCTCATCGCCGAGGCGCTGAAGAAAGACCGAACGGCCTGA
- a CDS encoding exopolyphosphatase translates to MSDGKYRLVTRSDFDGLVCAVILKEMNLINEIKFVHPKDMQDGTILVSGNDITTNLPYVRGVHLAFDHHASEMIRVEVDEGNYVNDPDAPSAARVVYDYYGGKQEFKRIADDLMDAVDKSDSAQFNEDEIINPKGWVLLNYLMDSRTGLGRFKEFRISNYQLMMDLIDFCRDHAIEEILDLPDVRERVNLYKSHEQKFKDQIMRCTTVHGNLAVLDLRKEEMIYAGNRFMIYALFPKINISIHVIWGLNKLNTVLATGKSVLNRSSKTDIGGLMLKYGGGGHHAAGTCQIDNEDADRVLGELIKKINKDG, encoded by the coding sequence ATGAGTGACGGGAAGTACCGCCTAGTTACGCGAAGTGACTTTGATGGCCTGGTGTGCGCCGTGATCCTTAAGGAAATGAACCTGATCAATGAGATCAAGTTTGTCCATCCCAAGGATATGCAGGACGGCACCATTCTGGTTTCCGGCAACGATATCACCACCAATCTGCCCTATGTGAGAGGGGTTCACCTCGCGTTTGACCACCACGCCAGCGAGATGATCAGGGTCGAGGTCGATGAGGGGAACTATGTCAACGATCCCGACGCCCCTTCGGCGGCGCGGGTGGTCTATGACTACTATGGCGGTAAACAGGAATTCAAAAGGATCGCCGATGACCTGATGGACGCCGTTGACAAGAGCGACTCCGCCCAGTTCAACGAAGATGAAATTATCAACCCCAAAGGCTGGGTGCTGCTTAACTATCTTATGGACTCGCGCACCGGACTTGGGCGTTTCAAGGAGTTCCGCATATCCAACTACCAGTTGATGATGGACCTTATCGACTTTTGCCGCGATCACGCCATTGAGGAGATATTGGATCTTCCCGACGTCAGGGAGCGGGTCAATCTTTACAAAAGTCATGAGCAAAAGTTCAAGGATCAGATCATGCGCTGCACTACCGTTCACGGCAATCTGGCTGTTCTTGATCTTCGTAAAGAGGAAATGATTTACGCCGGCAACCGCTTCATGATTTATGCGTTGTTTCCCAAAATAAATATTTCCATTCACGTCATCTGGGGGCTGAACAAGCTGAACACGGTGCTGGCCACAGGCAAGTCGGTTCTGAACCGCTCGTCCAAGACCGACATCGGCGGGCTGATGCTTAAGTACGGCGGCGGCGGCCACCATGCGGCCGGCACCTGCCAGATCGACAACGAGGACGCCGACCGGGTGCTCGGCGAACTTATCAAGAAGATCAACAAGGACGGTTGA